Proteins encoded within one genomic window of Apis mellifera strain DH4 linkage group LG1, Amel_HAv3.1, whole genome shotgun sequence:
- the LOC725151 gene encoding homeobox protein E30, with amino-acid sequence MSVALVTMDSAYGLRLGIGSHHHHHHHHHHRVRSPESHVIPRQDQQQDRKDDIETPLRFSVVNILRPDFGREAILNTKAPKAQAALVSGHSTTTIPVPIPRHSPLSLPRDLSLSSNRLSPTRPQPNGFSMHRDRDLFSSHCGLTSPLQRNSGLSRSGSLESLASSRSSVTGSSVTGAPSLGSTSSTIGSDSLSGDSSTGSTSNTATNQTGLNGQSPWPAWVYCTRYSDRPSSGPRTRRVKRSHNGKNGSPEEKRPRTAFSAEQLARLKREFAENRYLTERRRQQLSRDLGLNEAQIKIWFQNKRAKIKKASGQKNPLALQLMAQGLYNHSTVPVDEDGEEIVTGNNHSH; translated from the exons ATGAGCGTAGCTCTCGTAACAATGGATTCCGCTTACGGCCTTCGACTCGGGATCGGCAGCCACCATcaccaccatcaccatcatcatcatcgggTACGTTCACCCGAGAGTCACGTGATCCCTCGCCAGGATCAGCAACAGGATCGCAAAGACGATATCGAAACGCCATTAAGATTCAGCGTGGTAAATATCCTGAGACCGGATTTCGGCCGGGAAGCGATTCTAAACACGAAAGCCCCGAAAGCCCAGGCGGCTCTGGTTTCCGGACACTCGACCACGACGATCCCGGTTCCGATTCCGCGTCACAGCCCTCTTTCTCTACCACGCGATCTGAGCCTGTCGTCGAACCGATTATCTCCGACAAGGCCCCAACCTAACGGTTTCTCGATGCACAGAGACAGGGATTTGTTCTCGTCCCATTGCGGGCTTACGTCACCTCTCCAGAGGAACAGCGGCCTCAGCAGAAGCGGAAGTCTCGAGAGTTTGGCGAGCAGTAGGAGTTCTGTAACCGGAAGCTCCGTAACAGGGGCGCCTTCTTTGGGCTCGACATCCTCGACCATAGGCAGCGACTCCTTGAGCGGAGACAGCAGTACCGGAAGTACTTCTAACACGGCCACCAATCAAACCGGGCTCAACGGCCAGAGTCCTTGGCCCGCGTGGGTTTATTGTACCAGATACTCGGACAGGCCATCTTCCG GTCCGCGGACGAGGCGGGTGAAGCGATCGCACAACGGGAAGAATGGCTCGCCGGAGGAGAAGCGGCCAAGGACCGCGTTCAGCGCGGAACAACTGGCAAGATTGAAGAGGGAATTCGCGGAAAATCGATATCTGACCGAGAGAAGGAGGCAACAACTCTCGAGAGATCTGGGATTGAACGAGGCGCAGATCAAGATCTGGTTCCAAAATAAAAGAGCGAAGATCAAAAAGGCGAGCGGGCAGAAAAATCCGCTCGCTCTTCAATTGATGGCCCAAGGCCTGTACAATCACTCGACGGTCCCCGTTGACGAGGACGGGGAGGAAATCGTGACTGGAAACAATCATTCCCATTAA